One genomic region from Phycisphaeraceae bacterium encodes:
- a CDS encoding OmpH family outer membrane protein translates to MSAPIAVQIRISRVAALMVMVSVVVGAVAWRATASERYVRPPATPTAVAVVNLPIILEGLEERLVRQGSLDDSGKARQAQLDALSGRIKVVEEDLKVLKAGTAEYREKLIELRELQVSLEARFKLLNQVLSFERGAVLRELYFKINDAVKRVAERDGYDVVLLNDEGFQIPEEAGQDDMNRAVLSRSVLYTHESVDISAAVVRLMNNEFQSGRRP, encoded by the coding sequence ATGAGTGCGCCGATCGCGGTTCAGATTCGCATTTCTCGAGTTGCAGCGCTGATGGTGATGGTGTCGGTGGTGGTCGGGGCGGTGGCGTGGCGTGCGACCGCCAGCGAGCGGTATGTTCGGCCTCCGGCGACGCCGACAGCTGTGGCGGTCGTGAATCTTCCGATCATTCTCGAAGGGCTTGAGGAACGACTGGTGCGGCAGGGTTCACTGGATGATTCGGGAAAGGCCAGACAAGCGCAGCTTGATGCGTTGAGCGGGCGGATCAAGGTCGTGGAAGAGGACTTGAAGGTGCTCAAGGCCGGAACGGCGGAGTATCGGGAGAAACTGATCGAGCTGCGCGAACTTCAGGTGAGTCTTGAAGCTCGGTTCAAGTTGCTCAATCAGGTGTTGAGTTTTGAGCGCGGCGCGGTGTTGCGTGAACTCTACTTCAAGATCAATGACGCGGTTAAGCGCGTGGCGGAGCGTGATGGGTACGACGTGGTGCTGCTCAACGACGAGGGATTTCAGATTCCTGAGGAGGCTGGGCAGGACGACATGAATCGCGCTGTGCTGTCGAGGTCGGTGCTGTATACGCACGAGTCGGTGGACATTTCGGCGGCAGTCGTTCGGCTGATGAACAACGAGTTTCAGTCGGGTCGGCGTCCCTGA
- the lpxD gene encoding UDP-3-O-(3-hydroxymyristoyl)glucosamine N-acyltransferase, which produces MTVSCLTTGQVAQLIDAELVGRDDLVIERPGTIESAGPGDICFIRSAEYASKWSRCSGSAALVTRGINVPGHDPATRALLIVSDADLALVKLLEHFTALTEHVVVGVHASAVVDASAEIAPTASIGPMCVVGARAKVGDAARLVANVSVGEGVRIGARCVLHPGVVIYNWCVIGDECILHGNVVIGADGFGYRPAAGGVGLAKIPHIGNVVLGPRVEIGASSCVDRAKFGSTTIGEGTKIDNLVQIAHNTTVGRHCVICGHTGIAGSVKIGDGVQIGGKVGIPDNVTIGSRASIGGGSLVLNNVPEGETWIGSPAGPARQSLESLAALRRLPELAREVRRLGKVIDVDRVQEP; this is translated from the coding sequence ATGACCGTTTCATGCCTGACAACCGGGCAGGTGGCTCAACTCATCGATGCGGAACTCGTCGGGCGTGACGATCTTGTGATCGAGCGACCGGGGACGATCGAATCGGCTGGGCCTGGCGATATCTGCTTTATCAGGTCGGCGGAGTATGCGTCGAAGTGGAGCCGGTGCAGCGGCTCAGCAGCACTTGTGACACGCGGGATCAACGTGCCTGGGCATGATCCGGCGACCAGGGCGCTCCTGATTGTGTCTGACGCGGACCTCGCGCTTGTCAAACTGCTTGAACATTTTACAGCCCTGACAGAGCACGTTGTCGTCGGGGTGCATGCGTCGGCGGTGGTCGATGCGAGCGCAGAGATTGCGCCGACGGCTTCGATCGGGCCGATGTGCGTGGTGGGAGCTCGAGCGAAAGTGGGCGACGCGGCGAGGCTGGTCGCAAACGTGAGCGTTGGCGAAGGTGTACGCATCGGTGCGCGTTGCGTGCTGCATCCTGGGGTCGTGATCTACAACTGGTGCGTGATTGGCGATGAGTGCATTCTGCATGGCAATGTTGTCATCGGAGCGGATGGGTTTGGGTATCGACCGGCAGCGGGGGGAGTCGGGCTGGCGAAGATACCGCACATCGGTAACGTTGTGCTCGGGCCTCGTGTGGAAATCGGGGCATCGAGTTGCGTGGATCGCGCCAAGTTTGGCTCGACCACAATTGGCGAGGGCACCAAGATCGATAATCTTGTGCAGATAGCCCACAACACAACAGTTGGCAGGCATTGTGTGATCTGTGGCCACACTGGTATTGCTGGTTCGGTGAAGATCGGTGATGGCGTGCAGATCGGGGGCAAGGTGGGTATCCCTGATAACGTGACGATTGGGAGCCGCGCGTCGATCGGCGGCGGGTCTCTGGTGCTCAACAATGTGCCCGAGGGCGAAACATGGATCGGAAGCCCGGCGGGTCCGGCGCGCCAATCACTCGAGAGCCTTGCTGCACTTCGCAGACTTCCAGAGTTGGCACGCGAGGTTCGCCGACTGGGTAAGGTGATCGATGTCGATCGCGTGCAGGAACCATGA
- a CDS encoding UDP-3-O-acyl-N-acetylglucosamine deacetylase, which yields MTRRRTIASPARVSGISLFRGCDSTVSMEPAEAGDGVRFEYGGHAARAEIQCLSLDAVHPAFAAMPARSTNLRLGEGAVVFTVEHLLAVAAALGVTDLVVRLDCAELPIGDGSGLLFLEAFDRAGLMELETDVRGFTLRDALRIGKPDGVRIEIEPAEKVLFEYHLDYGPGSLIPAQSARWDGSADNFRRDVAPARTYCLKHEAELMRSLGLFGRLTPRDMLVIGESGPIDNALRFDNEPARHKLLDLIGDLALIGRPFPLMTVRAYGSGHALNHEAARALAALLDGAMS from the coding sequence ATGACACGGCGACGCACCATTGCCAGCCCGGCGCGCGTGAGCGGTATTTCACTGTTTCGCGGGTGCGACTCGACCGTTTCGATGGAGCCTGCTGAAGCTGGAGATGGGGTGCGGTTTGAATATGGTGGGCATGCGGCACGAGCGGAGATTCAATGTCTGAGCCTCGACGCTGTGCACCCGGCATTTGCTGCGATGCCCGCGCGGAGTACGAACCTGAGACTTGGTGAAGGCGCAGTCGTGTTCACCGTCGAACATCTGCTGGCGGTTGCAGCTGCACTGGGTGTGACTGATCTGGTGGTTCGGCTTGATTGCGCGGAGCTGCCGATCGGCGATGGATCAGGCTTGCTCTTTCTCGAAGCGTTCGATCGTGCGGGGCTGATGGAACTGGAGACTGATGTGCGAGGTTTCACGCTTCGAGACGCGCTGAGGATTGGAAAACCAGACGGCGTGCGGATCGAAATCGAGCCTGCGGAGAAGGTCTTGTTCGAGTATCACCTTGATTATGGCCCGGGGAGCTTGATTCCGGCGCAATCGGCACGGTGGGATGGTTCGGCGGACAATTTTCGAAGGGACGTCGCGCCAGCCCGGACGTACTGCCTGAAACATGAAGCCGAGTTGATGCGCAGTCTGGGACTCTTTGGCCGGTTGACGCCACGAGACATGCTGGTGATCGGGGAGTCGGGTCCGATCGACAATGCGTTGCGATTCGACAACGAGCCTGCGCGGCACAAACTGCTCGACCTCATCGGCGATCTTGCGCTTATCGGCCGACCCTTCCCGCTGATGACTGTCAGGGCGTATGGTTCAGGGCACGCGTTGAATCATGAGGCGGCTCGTGCGCTTGCGGCGCTACTCGACGGAGCGATGTCATGA
- a CDS encoding PEGA domain-containing protein, translating into MKGIALLLIPIVLTGCIQRRIVVTSDPPGAIVWLNDTEIGRTPAETAFTYYGRYDVRLELPGYQSLHTSRRTRAPFHEYPGPDLVATVIPHRFSTVIEWHFELEPFPESVVDAAEFERGVIDRARALRAQTEEGK; encoded by the coding sequence ATGAAGGGGATTGCACTCCTGCTCATTCCGATCGTGCTCACAGGCTGCATCCAGCGGCGCATTGTGGTGACGTCCGATCCGCCGGGGGCGATCGTTTGGCTCAATGACACAGAGATCGGTCGTACGCCTGCGGAGACAGCATTCACGTACTATGGACGATATGACGTGCGGCTGGAGTTGCCGGGATATCAATCGTTGCACACGAGCCGCCGCACTCGCGCGCCGTTTCATGAGTATCCCGGGCCGGATCTGGTCGCGACCGTCATTCCGCATCGTTTCAGCACGGTGATTGAGTGGCACTTCGAGCTGGAACCATTTCCTGAGAGTGTGGTGGATGCGGCGGAGTTTGAACGAGGCGTCATCGATCGAGCGCGAGCGTTGCGAGCGCAGACAGAAGAGGGGAAGTGA
- a CDS encoding NeuD/PglB/VioB family sugar acetyltransferase, with the protein MSEHGIILVGGGGHALVVAEALAQGGASVIGFCDDRADAVLASGSGALRHLGLVHAVLSLQPANSPLLLALGNVMVRRTLLARYPLLARTTATAIHPTASIAVTSNIAPGVFIGPCAVVQARAAIAPHAIINTSAVIEHECHIGTNTHIAPTVVLGGRVHVGDDAFVGLGARVLPGISIGDRAIVGAGAVVTRDVAPDSCVVGVPARAR; encoded by the coding sequence GTGAGCGAACATGGAATCATTCTCGTCGGAGGCGGCGGGCACGCCCTGGTCGTTGCCGAGGCTCTTGCACAAGGCGGAGCCAGCGTCATCGGCTTTTGCGACGATCGGGCCGACGCGGTCCTGGCATCAGGCTCGGGCGCGCTGCGACACCTCGGCCTAGTTCATGCCGTGCTGAGCCTCCAGCCCGCAAACTCTCCACTCTTGCTCGCACTCGGAAACGTGATGGTGAGGCGGACGCTCCTGGCTCGCTATCCCTTGCTTGCCCGCACAACAGCAACCGCCATCCACCCAACCGCATCCATCGCAGTGACATCGAACATCGCCCCCGGGGTATTCATCGGCCCCTGCGCCGTTGTTCAGGCCCGAGCCGCCATCGCCCCTCACGCCATCATCAACACCTCTGCTGTCATCGAACATGAGTGCCACATCGGCACCAATACTCACATCGCCCCAACAGTTGTGCTTGGTGGACGGGTGCACGTCGGTGACGATGCTTTCGTCGGTCTCGGGGCACGCGTGTTGCCCGGCATTTCCATCGGGGATCGCGCGATCGTCGGGGCCGGTGCCGTCGTTACACGCGATGTCGCTCCCGATTCATGCGTTGTCGGCGTGCCAGCACGGGCCCGCTGA
- the dnaN gene encoding DNA polymerase III subunit beta yields MKVICDRPALLDAMLLISGVAASRTSRPQLQCVKLVAESEGGAGELILAATDAEMSLVIRLGRVDVQKPGAALVMADKLLSIIRAEENDPTLTIETKGELCHIRGTDAHFQLHGYDPAEAPPIPDFQAIAQGAGGQRPAKTIFAQRAGSLVSLINRTTFATARENSRYAINGVLFKRAGKKLELVATDGRRLALARGTLVDDAASDGPVSCIIPTKALSMLSKLAEDPEEPINVAITDNQAVFAFGPLDDQSRAVLATQLVEGTFPPYEDVIPKDLDIKIGLDRDVLSSAVKRAALLTNEESRGVRMTFKHADRQVELSSRAPEVGEACVTVDVSSFEGTDIEIGFNPGFLVDALKVIEQPEVILELKGPNKPGLFRSGSEFVYVVMPVTLG; encoded by the coding sequence ATGAAGGTTATCTGTGATCGCCCCGCGCTCCTTGACGCCATGCTGCTCATTTCGGGCGTCGCGGCCTCACGCACGAGCCGGCCTCAGTTGCAATGCGTCAAACTCGTTGCCGAGTCCGAAGGCGGAGCCGGTGAGCTGATTCTCGCGGCTACCGATGCCGAAATGTCGCTGGTCATCCGCCTCGGGCGCGTCGATGTCCAGAAACCCGGGGCGGCGCTTGTCATGGCCGACAAGTTGCTATCGATCATTCGGGCGGAAGAAAACGACCCGACACTCACCATTGAGACCAAGGGCGAACTCTGCCACATCCGCGGCACAGACGCTCACTTTCAGTTGCATGGGTACGACCCCGCAGAAGCGCCCCCGATCCCCGATTTTCAGGCCATCGCTCAGGGCGCAGGTGGACAGCGACCCGCCAAAACGATCTTTGCCCAGCGAGCAGGTTCGCTCGTGAGCCTCATCAATCGAACCACTTTCGCGACAGCCCGCGAAAATTCGAGATATGCGATCAATGGTGTGCTCTTCAAGCGGGCGGGCAAGAAGCTCGAACTTGTGGCGACCGACGGCCGACGCCTCGCGCTGGCACGCGGCACCCTTGTCGACGACGCTGCTTCTGATGGGCCCGTGAGTTGCATCATTCCAACCAAAGCCTTGTCGATGCTCTCCAAACTCGCCGAAGATCCGGAAGAACCGATCAACGTCGCGATTACAGATAACCAGGCTGTGTTCGCGTTCGGTCCACTCGACGACCAGAGCCGGGCGGTCTTGGCGACGCAACTGGTTGAGGGGACTTTCCCGCCGTATGAGGATGTCATTCCCAAGGATCTGGACATCAAAATCGGGCTGGACCGCGACGTGCTGTCCTCGGCGGTGAAGCGTGCAGCATTGCTCACGAACGAGGAATCCCGAGGCGTTCGGATGACGTTCAAGCACGCCGATCGTCAGGTTGAACTTTCAAGCCGAGCACCTGAAGTGGGGGAGGCTTGTGTGACCGTCGATGTATCGAGTTTCGAGGGGACCGACATCGAGATCGGGTTCAATCCTGGGTTTTTGGTTGATGCGTTGAAGGTGATCGAGCAGCCGGAGGTCATTCTTGAACTGAAGGGGCCGAACAAGCCGGGTCTGTTCAGGTCTGGGTCCGAGTTTGTGTATGTCGTCATGCCGGTTACGCTCGGGTGA
- the bamA gene encoding outer membrane protein assembly factor BamA: MQRVCASGLMFCAIAGLAVSIGSAEAWAQTVIADLEPYEGRVIREIVLQSMVEGDELDGRLEQIARNNIRSVSGSAFRLQTVRDDVSRLNRLNVFGNVRTGVQLFDDGSVRLIFTLSEQPVILAIQVAGNLKLTDQTIGRVIDLIVGAPVDRFQVDRTARKIENLYREKGYYFARVTVDERELTESGTIVFDIREGERVKITDIRFQNNQSFEDRELFREIKTRTANLFKKGQVDDTELDTDVGRLIQFYRNQGYLDVRIGYRLQPAPNGREAIVTFIVEEGLLYTLRDVIVEYRDVEPEAAIFDLPQIEGLFKVKRGDVFGARDIEVGARDVVSAYGKLGYINAKIERYELRDPDNPLVDLKLIVTQGTAFRTGLVTTSGNTLTRKEVILHGTELLPGRPLDSSAIDATRHQLTQRRLFAPRSIKITPQPPDPTEPDLRDVLIEVTETSTGDFSIGGAVSSDMGVTGRISLTQRNFDLMDWPDTPGEFFSGRAFRGAGQTMRFEALPGNRVETYAISFIEPYLMQTDYTLSTQVFYRSRDYDEFDEQRYGARFGIGRRFGTRWSGSLNFRAESIDLSDVIPDRPTDIFDVADQNFLTGIGISLSRTSLDDRFRPTRGSGTSISIEQVGAMGGDFEFTRFEAEHTLYVPIFEDYMSRRTVLSMTTKVGYIPQGRSETPTYERFYLGGQGFRGLQYRTVSPRGVRNDNGEPSDDPIGGTYMFFAGVQIQQPIFEELFSIVAFIDSGTVTFDPGFEDYRVTAGFGFRFYVPQLSPAPLAFDFGVPLMKQDTDDTRLFTFSIDIPFQ, encoded by the coding sequence GTGCAACGAGTGTGTGCGTCGGGTCTGATGTTCTGCGCGATTGCGGGGCTTGCGGTGTCGATTGGTTCGGCAGAGGCTTGGGCGCAGACGGTGATTGCGGATCTTGAGCCTTACGAAGGGCGCGTGATTCGCGAGATCGTCCTTCAGTCGATGGTCGAAGGCGATGAACTCGATGGACGACTTGAGCAGATCGCCCGGAACAACATCCGTTCGGTGAGCGGGTCGGCGTTCCGGTTGCAGACGGTGCGTGACGACGTCAGCCGACTGAACCGTCTCAATGTGTTCGGAAATGTGCGCACGGGGGTGCAGTTGTTCGACGATGGCAGCGTGCGTCTGATCTTCACGCTCTCGGAACAGCCCGTGATCTTGGCGATTCAGGTCGCGGGGAATCTGAAGCTGACGGACCAGACAATCGGGCGCGTGATCGACCTGATCGTGGGCGCGCCGGTTGATCGGTTTCAGGTCGATCGCACCGCCCGCAAGATTGAGAATCTGTATCGCGAGAAGGGGTATTACTTTGCCCGCGTCACTGTCGACGAGCGCGAACTGACCGAGAGCGGCACGATTGTGTTCGACATTCGCGAAGGCGAGCGGGTCAAGATCACCGACATCCGGTTTCAGAACAACCAGTCGTTCGAGGATCGGGAGTTATTCCGCGAGATCAAGACCAGGACTGCCAACCTCTTCAAGAAGGGGCAGGTCGACGATACGGAACTGGACACGGATGTCGGGCGTCTGATTCAGTTTTACCGCAACCAGGGATACCTCGACGTACGCATCGGCTACAGGCTGCAACCGGCACCGAACGGTCGCGAAGCGATTGTGACGTTCATTGTCGAGGAAGGGCTGCTGTACACACTGCGCGATGTGATTGTGGAGTATCGCGATGTCGAGCCCGAGGCTGCGATTTTCGACCTGCCGCAGATCGAGGGGTTGTTCAAGGTCAAGCGTGGCGATGTGTTCGGGGCGCGCGACATCGAAGTAGGCGCTCGTGATGTGGTCTCTGCCTACGGCAAGCTTGGCTACATCAACGCCAAGATCGAGCGGTATGAGCTGCGCGATCCGGACAATCCGCTGGTGGATCTCAAGTTGATCGTGACGCAGGGCACCGCGTTTCGCACCGGTCTGGTCACAACGAGCGGGAACACGCTGACACGCAAAGAGGTCATTTTGCATGGCACAGAGTTGCTTCCGGGTCGGCCTCTTGACTCGAGTGCAATTGACGCGACGAGGCACCAGTTGACGCAGCGGCGGCTCTTCGCGCCTCGCTCGATCAAGATCACGCCTCAGCCTCCGGACCCGACGGAACCGGATCTGCGCGATGTGCTGATCGAAGTGACGGAGACGAGCACGGGGGATTTTTCGATCGGGGGTGCGGTGTCGAGCGACATGGGCGTCACGGGGCGCATTTCGCTGACACAGCGCAACTTTGACTTGATGGATTGGCCGGACACACCGGGCGAGTTTTTCAGCGGCCGGGCGTTTCGCGGTGCGGGGCAGACGATGAGATTCGAGGCCCTGCCTGGCAATCGTGTGGAGACCTATGCGATCAGTTTCATCGAGCCCTATCTGATGCAGACTGATTACACGCTTTCGACGCAGGTGTTCTATCGATCGCGCGATTACGACGAGTTCGATGAGCAGCGTTACGGCGCGCGTTTTGGCATAGGACGCAGATTTGGGACGCGATGGTCAGGATCGCTGAACTTTCGCGCCGAGTCGATTGACCTGAGCGATGTCATTCCGGATCGTCCAACGGATATCTTCGACGTTGCGGATCAGAATTTCCTGACGGGCATCGGCATCTCACTGAGTCGTACGTCGCTGGATGATCGTTTTCGTCCGACGCGAGGTTCGGGAACGTCGATCTCGATCGAGCAGGTCGGGGCTATGGGCGGAGATTTCGAGTTCACGCGGTTCGAAGCGGAACACACGTTGTATGTTCCGATCTTCGAGGATTACATGAGTCGTCGCACGGTGCTCAGTATGACGACAAAGGTGGGGTACATCCCGCAAGGGCGAAGTGAAACTCCGACGTATGAGCGGTTCTATCTCGGCGGGCAGGGTTTCCGTGGGTTGCAGTATCGCACGGTCAGCCCGCGCGGGGTGCGCAACGACAATGGCGAGCCGAGCGACGATCCGATCGGTGGCACATACATGTTCTTTGCCGGGGTGCAGATCCAGCAGCCGATCTTTGAGGAATTGTTCAGCATCGTGGCGTTTATTGATTCGGGAACCGTGACGTTCGATCCGGGTTTTGAAGACTATCGGGTGACGGCGGGGTTCGGGTTTCGGTTTTATGTGCCACAGTTGAGCCCGGCGCCGTTGGCTTTCGACTTTGGTGTTCCGCTTATGAAGCAGGACACGGACGACACGAGACTCTTCACGTTTTCGATCGATATTCCATTTCAGTAG
- the tadA gene encoding Flp pilus assembly complex ATPase component TadA, with protein sequence MAGKINIDDILNQLGADAEPENGAQRKPPMRQRPERKHAIDEASASFSPLPSMPSAQRRFTERTVDESDAADAGESAAGFPLPPSFDEEMVFEPGVEEPVVGEGVGELLIRRGNITPEELTAAEQILKQSPGRKLHELLIERGVDEVCVQRAVADLAGVPFERVDLDKGLEGGFDGKLLQRLTAEFCKEHGILPLRVEGSRTVVGATSPDDVFLLDEIRSRLGASNLKLVLITSYDLRAALDIVGGGSEEQVDLSEILSDVEEGDVEVNASEQAADAMDLEAKAGESPVIRYVNYIIQTAVKEGASDIHIEPGEKKLKVRYRIDGILFEMMNPPASMSAAITSRLKIMANLDISERRIPQDGRIRCTVQGRKLDLRMSTLPSTYGEKTVMRILDTRSINVQLEELGFSDSALRIWKNAIKEPHGIVLVTGPTGSGKTTTLYSSLRQLDKTKLNISTVEDPVEYHLDGVTQTQMHEKIGMTFARALKALLRQDPDVIMLGEIRDHETAHIAIQAALTGHLVLSTLHTNDAPSSITRLVNIGMEPFLVGAALNAVLAQRLVRRLCLNCKAEQTPSEEMAEYLELQGLSVDHMWMPAGCEKCRNTGYSGRVGLYELLTVDDSLRDVVARNPNVTEFRRLCIERGMVSLRQDGMEKAIAGRTTVAEVLRVTESTQ encoded by the coding sequence TTGGCGGGCAAGATCAACATCGATGACATCCTCAATCAACTCGGTGCCGATGCCGAGCCTGAGAACGGCGCTCAACGCAAACCCCCGATGCGCCAGCGCCCAGAGCGCAAGCACGCCATCGATGAGGCGTCCGCATCGTTCAGCCCGCTGCCGTCGATGCCCTCGGCACAGCGCCGATTTACGGAACGCACAGTCGACGAATCGGATGCGGCCGACGCCGGCGAGAGCGCCGCAGGCTTTCCATTGCCTCCATCCTTTGATGAAGAGATGGTGTTCGAACCAGGCGTCGAAGAACCGGTCGTGGGCGAAGGAGTTGGCGAACTGCTCATTCGCCGAGGGAACATCACACCTGAAGAGCTGACCGCCGCCGAGCAGATTCTCAAGCAGTCGCCCGGACGCAAGTTGCACGAACTGCTGATCGAACGCGGCGTTGACGAGGTCTGCGTGCAACGGGCAGTCGCAGACCTTGCTGGCGTTCCTTTCGAGCGCGTCGATCTCGACAAGGGTCTTGAAGGCGGATTCGATGGCAAACTCCTTCAAAGGCTCACCGCAGAGTTCTGCAAGGAGCACGGCATCCTGCCGCTGCGCGTCGAGGGCTCACGCACCGTCGTCGGTGCGACCAGTCCTGACGATGTCTTTCTCCTCGACGAAATTCGATCGAGGCTTGGCGCCTCGAACCTCAAACTCGTGCTCATCACATCCTACGATCTTCGAGCGGCACTCGATATCGTCGGCGGAGGAAGCGAAGAACAGGTCGATCTTTCCGAGATTCTTTCCGACGTTGAGGAAGGCGACGTCGAAGTCAATGCATCGGAGCAGGCTGCCGATGCAATGGACCTCGAGGCCAAAGCCGGCGAAAGCCCGGTCATCCGCTACGTCAACTACATCATTCAGACCGCCGTCAAAGAAGGTGCCAGCGACATTCACATCGAACCCGGCGAGAAGAAACTCAAGGTGCGTTATCGCATCGACGGCATTCTCTTCGAGATGATGAACCCCCCGGCGTCGATGTCGGCCGCGATCACGAGTCGCCTCAAGATCATGGCGAATCTCGATATCTCCGAACGCCGCATCCCCCAGGACGGACGCATCCGGTGCACCGTGCAGGGACGCAAACTCGACCTGCGCATGTCGACACTCCCCTCGACGTATGGCGAAAAAACCGTCATGCGTATTCTCGATACACGTTCGATCAACGTGCAACTCGAAGAACTCGGCTTCAGCGATTCGGCGCTGCGCATCTGGAAAAACGCAATCAAGGAGCCCCACGGCATCGTCCTCGTGACCGGTCCGACGGGTTCAGGTAAGACAACCACGCTCTATTCCTCCCTGCGCCAGCTCGACAAAACCAAGCTCAACATCTCGACCGTCGAAGACCCGGTCGAGTATCACCTCGATGGCGTCACGCAGACCCAGATGCACGAGAAGATCGGCATGACCTTTGCCCGGGCGCTCAAGGCCCTGTTGCGACAGGACCCCGATGTCATCATGCTCGGCGAAATTCGAGACCACGAAACCGCACACATAGCCATCCAGGCAGCCCTCACTGGTCACCTCGTCCTCAGCACCCTGCACACGAACGATGCGCCAAGCAGTATCACGCGACTGGTCAACATCGGCATGGAGCCTTTCCTCGTCGGGGCCGCGCTCAACGCCGTACTCGCCCAGCGACTCGTGCGCCGACTGTGTCTGAACTGCAAGGCCGAACAGACCCCATCAGAAGAAATGGCCGAATACCTCGAACTCCAGGGCTTGAGCGTCGATCACATGTGGATGCCCGCCGGATGCGAAAAGTGCCGCAACACCGGCTACTCCGGCCGGGTCGGCCTCTATGAGCTCCTCACCGTCGATGACTCCTTACGCGACGTCGTCGCACGCAACCCCAATGTCACCGAGTTCCGCAGGCTGTGTATCGAGCGCGGCATGGTGTCTCTGAGACAGGACGGCATGGAAAAGGCCATCGCCGGACGGACCACCGTCGCCGAAGTCCTGCGTGTGACGGAGTCCACTCAATAG